In the genome of Eulemur rufifrons isolate Redbay chromosome 27, OSU_ERuf_1, whole genome shotgun sequence, one region contains:
- the IKBKE gene encoding inhibitor of nuclear factor kappa-B kinase subunit epsilon — translation MQSTVNYLWHTDDLLGQGATASVYKARNKKSGELVAVKVFNIASYLRPREVQVREFEVLRKLNHQNIVKLFAVEETGGGRQKVLVMEYCSSGSLLSVLESPENAFGLPEDEFLVVLRCVVAGMNHLRENGIVHRDIKPGNIMRLVGEEGQSIYKLTDFGAARELDDDEKFVSVYGTEEYLHPDMYERAVLRKPQQKAFGVTVDLWSIGVTLYHAATGSLPFIPFGGPRRNKEIMHRITTEKPPGAIAGTQRRENGPLEWSYTLPITCRLSKGLQSQLVPILANILEVEQAKCWGFDQFFAETSDILQRVVFHVFSLSQAVLHHVYIHAHNTIAIFLEAVYEQTNVAPRHQEYLFEGHLCVLEPSLSAQHIVHTTASSPLTLFSMASEAPKGLAFRDPALDVPKFVPKVDLQADYNTTKGVLGAGYQALRLARALLDGQELMLRGLHWVVEVLQTTCRRTLEVTRTALLFLSSSLGTERFSCVAGVPEVQELKEAAELRSRLRTLAEVLSRCSQNITETQLGLSNLSSELAKSRDQVHEDRSNQQIQCCLDKMNLIYKQFKKSRLRPGLGYNEEQIHKLDKVNFSHLAKRLLQVFQEECVQKYQASLVTHGKRMRVVHETRNHLRLVGCSVAACNTEAQGAQESLGKILDRLAHQLLQDRTQGAPASPPPVAPCPTAKDLLFHMEELCKEMKRLAFDLQDNNRVIERLSRVPAAPDV, via the exons ATGCAGAGCACAGTCAACTACCTGTGGCACACGGATGACCTGCTGGGGCAGGGCGCCACCGCCAGCGTGTACAAGGCCCGCAACAAG AAATCCGGGGAGCTGGTTGCCGTGAAGGTCTTCAACATCGCCAGCTACCTGCGGCCCCGCGAGGTGCAGGTGAGGGAGTTTGAGGTCCTGCGGAAGCTGAACCATCAGAACATCGTCAAGCTCTTCGCCGTGGAGGAGACG GGGGGCGGCCGGCAGAAGGTGCTGGTGATGGAGTACTGCTCCAGCGGGAGCCTGCTCAGCGTGCTGGAGAGCCCCGAGAACGCCTTCGGGCTGCCGGAGGACGAGTTCCTGGTGGTGCTGCGCTGCGTGG TGGCCGGCATGAACCACCTGCGGGAGAACGGCATCGTCCACCGCGACATCAAGCCCGGGAACATCATGCGCCTcgtgggggaggagggacagagcaTCTACAAGCTGACAGACTTCGGGGCCGCCCGGGAGCTGGACGATGATGAGAAGTTCGTCTCTGTCTACGGGACTGAGGAGTACCTG CACCCTGACATGTATGAACGTGCAGTGCTTCGGAAGCCCCAGCAAAAGGCGTTTGGGGTGACTGTGGATCTCTGGAGCATCGGGGTGACCCTGTACCATGCAGCCACGGGCAGCCTGCCCTTCATCCCCTTTGGCGGGCCGCGGCGCAACAAGGAGATCAT gcACCGGATCACCACAGAGAAGCCACCCGGGGCCATTGCGGGCACACAGAGGCGGGAGAATGGGCCCCTGGAGTGGAGCTACACCCTCCCCATCACCTGCCGCCTGTCAAA GGGTTTGCAGAGCCAGCTGGTGCCCATCCTGGCCAACATCCTGGAGGTGGAGCAGGCCAAGTGCTGGGGCTTCGACCAGTTCTTTGCGGAGACGAGTGACATCCTGCAGCGCGTCGTCTTCCACGTCTTCTCGCTGTCCCAGGCGGTCCTGCACCACGTCTACATCCACGCCCACAACAC GATAGCCATCTTTCTGGAGGCCGTGTATGAGCAGACCAATGTGGCCCCCCGGCACCAGGAGTACCTCTTTGAGGGTCACCTCTGTGTCCTCGAGCCCAGCCTCTCAGCACAGCACATCGTCCACACGACGGCAAGCAGCCCCCTGACCCTCTTCAGCATGGCCAGCGAGGCCCCCAAGGGGCTGGCCTTCAGGGACC CTGCTCTGGACGTCCCCAAGTTTGTCCCCAAAGTGGACCTGCAGGCAGATTACAACACGACCAAG GGCGTGCTGGGCGCCGGCTACCAGGCCCTGCGGCTGGCGCGGGCCCTGCTGGACGGGCAGGAGCTGATGCTGCGGGGGCTGCACTGGGTGGT GGAGGTGCTCCAGACCACGTGCAGGCGGACTCTAGAGGTCACGCGGAcggccctcctcttcctcagcagCAGCCTGGGCACTGAGAG GTTCAGCTGCGTGGCTGGGGTGCCCGAGGTCCAGGAGCTGAAGGAGGCGGCAGAGCTGAGGTCCAGGCTGCGGACT TTGGCTGAGGTCCTCTCCAGATGTTCCCAAAATATAACAGAGACCCAACTGGGCCTCAGCAACCTGAGCTCGGAGCTGGCGAAGAGCCGGGATCAGGTACATGAGGACAGAAG CAACCAGCAGATCCAGTGTTGTCTGGACAAGATGAACCTCATCTACAAACAGTTCAAGAAATCTAGGCTGAGGCCAG GGCTCGGCTACAACGAGGAGCAGATTCACAAGCTGGATAA GGTGAATTTTAGTCATCTAGCCAAGAGGCTCCTGCAGGTGTTCCAGGAGGAGTGTGTGCAGAAGTATCAGGCGTCCCTAGTCACGCATGGCAAGCGGATGAG GGTGGTGCACGAGACCAGGAACCACCTGCGCCTGGTGGGCTGTTCTGTGGCTGCCTGTAACACGGAAGCCCAGGGCGCCCAGGAGAGCCTCGGCAAG ATCCTGGACCGGCTGGCTCACCAGCTCCTGCAGGACAGAACACAGGGGGCTCCGGCCTCACCACCCCCCGTAGCTCCTTGTCCTACTGCAAAGGACCTGCTTTTCCA CATGGAGGAGCTCTGCAAGGAGATGAAGCGGCTGGCGTTTGACCTCCAGGACAACAACCGCGTCATCGAACG GTTAAGCAGAGTCCCCGCAGCTCCTGATGTCTGA